A genomic segment from Malus domestica chromosome 05, GDT2T_hap1 encodes:
- the LOC103419892 gene encoding protein LIGHT-DEPENDENT SHORT HYPOCOTYLS 4-like has product MDSIQDMDGSSGSHHHEITIASSHNLIINTSTLMNSTAASTPTTSLAAASGSSSSPSSSSPGSSSRYENQKRRDWNTFGQYLKNHRPPLSLSRCSGAHVLEFLRYLDQFGKTKVHTPICPFYGHPNPPAPCPCPLRQAWGSLDALIGRLRAAFEENGGKPEANPFGARAVRLYLREVRDLQSKARGISYEKKKRKRPPLPQQLPPPPLPPPGHHLHHPSQQ; this is encoded by the coding sequence ATGGATTCAATCCAAGATATGGATGGAAGTTCTGGCTCTCACCATCATGAGATCACCATAGCATCAAGCCATAACCTAATTATCAACACATCCACACTGATGAACAGCACTGCTGCTAGTACTCCTACTACTTCTCTCGCAGCGGCTTCTGGAAGCTCATCTTCTCCTTCCTCATCATCTCCTGGTTCCAGCAGCCGCTATGAGAACCAAAAGCGGCGTGACTGGAACACCTTCGGACAATACCTCAAGAACCATCGCCctccgctctctctctctcggtgcAGCGGGGCCCACGTTCTCGAATTCCTCCGGTACCTTGACCAGTTCGGCAAGACCAAAGTCCACACCCCAATCTGCCCCTTTTACGGCCATCCAAATCCGCCAGCTCCCTGCCCCTGCCCGCTTCGCCAGGCATGGGGCAGCCTGGACGCCCTCATCGGCCGCCTCCGTGCCGCCTTCGAAGAAAACGGAGGCAAGCCTGAAGCCAACCCCTTCGGTGCTCGAGCCGTGAGGCTCTACCTTCGTGAGGTTCGTGATTTGCAGTCCAAAGCAAGAGGCATCAGCTATGAGAAGAAGAAGCGGAAGAGACCGCCGCTGCCTCAACAGTTGCCTCCACCGCCTCTGCCGCCGCCAGGCCATCATCTCCATCATCCCAGTCAACAATAA